Proteins from one Fragaria vesca subsp. vesca linkage group LG6, FraVesHawaii_1.0, whole genome shotgun sequence genomic window:
- the LOC101296409 gene encoding beta-hexosaminidase 1-like has product MKQKKGSYDISKVRVVVQSASEDLTLGVDESYTLFVLRKDGKAIVGEATIEVSLCCNLLLLIRRLMGWFCFIKRLSFS; this is encoded by the exons ATGAAGCAAAAGAAGGGGAGCTATGATATTAGTAAAGTCAGAGTTGTGGTGCAGTCTGCGAGCGAAGAT CTTACTCTTGGTGTGGATGAGAGCTATACTTTGTTTGTGTTGAGGAAAGATGGGAAAGCTATTGTTGGGGAGGCGACTATTGAGGTCAGTTTGTGTTGTAATTTGTTGTTGCTGATTCGAAGATTGATGGGTTGGTTTTGTTTTATTAAAAGGTTGAGCTTTTCATAG
- the LOC101296128 gene encoding uncharacterized protein LOC101296128 — translation MASAIPLRPLTCQHGIKFLASRNKCTQISNASSPIRFITHFTGPHHHRLHLPLSLCSLLLLPRPALSPLLRTRSPHFRPSLTLMTTTQAASESPQSSTKTVRLVIKGRVQGVFYRNWTIENATQLGLKGWVRNRRDGSVETLLSGNSDAVQEMEQRCRRGPPSAMVTGLEVYPSTDDPGSGFELKQTV, via the exons ATGGCATCAGCAATCCCACTTAGGCCACTGACATGTCAACACGGAATTAAATTCCTCGCATCTCGGAACAAATGTACCCAAATCAGCAATGCTAGTTCTCCTATTAGATTCATCACCCATTTCACTGGTCCTCACCATCATCGTCTTCATCTTCCTCTTTCGCTTTGCTCTCTTCTTCTTCTACCTCGCCCTGCTCTTTCTCCTCTGCTCAGAACTCGTTCACCTCACTTTCGACCTTCTCTGACCCTCATGACCACCACCCAGGCCGCCTCCGAATCCCCACAATCCTCCACCAAAACG GTGAGGCTTGTGATAAAGGGGAGGGTTCAGGGTGTGTTTTACAGGAACTGGACTATAGAGAATGCAACCCAATTGGGGTTGAAGGGTTGGGTGAGGAACAGGAGAGATGGGTCTGTGGAGACTCTGCTTTCTGGGAATTCCGATGCGGTTCAGGAAATGGAGCAGAGATGTCGGCGTGGTCCTCCTTCTGCAATGGTCACCGGGCTTGAGGTTTATCCTAGTACTGATGACCCTGGTTCTGGATTTGAGCTCAAACAAACGGTTTGA